A window of Prolixibacter sp. SD074 contains these coding sequences:
- a CDS encoding SagB/ThcOx family dehydrogenase, producing the protein MKQLLFTILVLLAGIPCVFSQDIQLPEPDKTGGMPLMEALANRHSTREFTNDTIQPQTMADLLWAAWGINRKDGKRTAPSAMNRQEIDIYVATPDGLYLYNAMTNRLKTVLTGDIRALCGMQPYVATAPLNFIYVADLDRLMLGDFNDTPSDTYANCGFIAQNVYLFCASNGLGCVVRGSIDKESLGKKMKLRPHQKILLGQTIGYPGEE; encoded by the coding sequence ATGAAACAATTGCTTTTCACCATCCTCGTCCTATTGGCCGGAATACCTTGCGTATTCAGCCAGGATATTCAGCTTCCCGAACCAGACAAAACCGGAGGCATGCCATTGATGGAAGCGCTTGCCAATCGACACTCTACCCGCGAATTCACCAATGACACCATCCAGCCACAGACGATGGCAGATCTGCTGTGGGCCGCGTGGGGAATCAACCGCAAAGACGGGAAACGTACCGCCCCTTCCGCCATGAACCGGCAGGAAATTGACATTTATGTTGCCACTCCCGACGGACTTTACCTGTACAATGCCATGACCAATCGTTTAAAGACCGTCCTGACCGGAGACATCAGGGCGTTGTGCGGTATGCAGCCCTATGTGGCTACTGCTCCGCTGAATTTTATCTACGTCGCCGATCTCGACCGGTTGATGCTCGGCGATTTCAACGATACCCCTTCGGATACATATGCCAATTGTGGTTTTATCGCCCAGAATGTTTATCTTTTCTGTGCTTCCAATGGATTGGGATGTGTTGTGCGGGGTTCGATTGACAAAGAATCATTGGGCAAGAAAATGAAATTAAGGCCTCATCAGAAAATTCTGTTGGGACAAACCATCGGTTACCCGGGAGAAGAATAG
- a CDS encoding sigma-54 dependent transcriptional regulator, with product MSKILVIDDERSIRNTMKDILGFEGYTVDLAENGPEGLELVKANEYDTIFCDIKMPEMDGIEVLQRIMEMRPDATVIMISGHGNIDTAVDSIKKGAYDFIEKPLDLNRLLITIRNASNKTNLVQETKVLKQKVDKRYQIVGESEAISRVVDMTDRVAPTEARVLITGNNGTGKELVARRLHENSARAQGPFVEVNCAAIPSELIESELFGHEKGAFTSANKQRIGKFEQADGGTLFLDEIGDMSLSAQAKVLRALQENIVTRVGGDKQIKIDVRVVAATNKNLQEEIEKGNFREDLYHRISVILIHVPALEDRKEDIPILAEHFNRQICAEYGQQPKTITEEAIQELKNKKWTGNIREFRNVIERLIILCDKIITDKDVRMYGGN from the coding sequence ATGTCTAAAATTCTGGTCATCGACGACGAACGCAGCATCCGTAACACCATGAAAGATATCCTTGGTTTTGAAGGATATACAGTCGACCTGGCAGAAAATGGCCCGGAAGGTCTCGAGTTGGTGAAAGCCAATGAGTACGACACCATTTTTTGCGACATTAAAATGCCCGAGATGGACGGTATTGAAGTGTTGCAACGCATTATGGAAATGCGGCCAGATGCTACAGTGATTATGATTTCAGGGCACGGCAATATCGATACAGCCGTCGATTCCATAAAAAAAGGCGCTTACGATTTCATTGAAAAACCGCTTGACCTCAACCGATTACTAATTACCATCCGCAATGCCAGCAATAAGACTAATCTGGTCCAGGAAACCAAAGTCCTGAAACAAAAGGTTGATAAACGGTACCAGATTGTCGGCGAATCGGAAGCCATTTCGCGCGTGGTTGACATGACCGACCGTGTTGCCCCCACTGAAGCACGTGTTTTGATAACCGGAAATAACGGGACCGGAAAAGAGTTGGTTGCCCGCCGTTTGCACGAAAATTCTGCCCGTGCCCAGGGCCCGTTCGTAGAAGTGAACTGTGCCGCTATTCCTTCCGAGCTAATCGAAAGTGAACTGTTCGGACATGAAAAGGGTGCGTTTACATCGGCCAATAAACAACGAATAGGAAAATTCGAGCAGGCCGACGGCGGAACCCTTTTCCTCGACGAAATTGGGGATATGAGCCTTTCGGCGCAAGCCAAAGTTTTACGTGCTTTACAGGAAAACATTGTAACCCGCGTAGGCGGAGACAAGCAGATAAAAATAGATGTGCGGGTAGTTGCAGCTACCAATAAAAACCTTCAGGAAGAAATTGAAAAAGGGAATTTCCGGGAAGATTTGTATCACCGCATCAGTGTCATCTTAATCCATGTTCCCGCACTGGAAGATCGAAAAGAAGACATTCCAATATTAGCGGAGCATTTCAACCGACAAATTTGTGCTGAATACGGCCAGCAACCGAAAACGATTACGGAAGAAGCCATCCAGGAATTGAAAAACAAAAAGTGGACAGGCAACATCCGCGAGTTCCGGAATGTAATAGAACGCTTGATTATCCTTTGTGATAAAATTATCACCGACAAAGACGTCCGAATGTATGGAGGAAATTGA
- a CDS encoding phosphatase produces the protein MSRKAIIDLGTNTCNLLIAESLADGGFVTMYEGKEAVKLGLGGIHKKLLTSDAIERGLKALHKHALTINEHQVKDVKILATSAIRGAKNRNIFLEAVWAKLGWEIEIIDGDREAELIFKGVNLSLPVNGQTVLILDIGGGSNEFILSQGDNILWKQSFNIGIARVLEIFHPSDPLSPKEIAKMEQWFEDELTILWHACENHRPDILVGCSGAFDTFTDLYEEVGPESTYRTASLLPVGAFQKIHEMLKISTLGERQKMKGMDPMRVEMIVVASVFVNFVLRKLDISRMYQSHFALKEGAMHEFMSYEI, from the coding sequence ATGAGTCGAAAAGCCATTATCGATCTGGGAACCAATACCTGCAATCTTTTAATTGCAGAGTCACTCGCCGATGGTGGGTTCGTCACCATGTATGAAGGGAAGGAAGCTGTTAAACTCGGCCTGGGCGGTATCCACAAAAAATTGCTGACTTCCGATGCCATTGAGCGGGGATTAAAGGCGCTACACAAACATGCACTCACCATCAACGAACACCAGGTTAAAGACGTAAAGATTTTAGCCACATCGGCAATACGGGGTGCAAAGAACCGGAATATTTTCCTCGAGGCTGTTTGGGCTAAACTGGGATGGGAAATCGAAATTATTGATGGCGACCGCGAGGCAGAACTCATTTTCAAGGGGGTCAACCTTTCGCTTCCGGTAAACGGCCAAACTGTTCTGATTCTCGATATCGGTGGCGGAAGTAACGAATTTATTCTTTCGCAAGGTGATAACATCTTGTGGAAACAAAGCTTCAACATCGGAATAGCCAGGGTACTGGAAATATTCCACCCTTCCGATCCCTTAAGCCCCAAAGAAATTGCAAAAATGGAGCAATGGTTCGAAGATGAACTGACCATCTTGTGGCATGCGTGCGAAAATCACCGCCCGGATATTCTGGTTGGTTGTTCCGGTGCATTCGACACATTTACTGACCTATACGAGGAAGTCGGGCCGGAAAGTACTTATCGCACCGCTTCTCTTTTACCCGTGGGTGCTTTTCAAAAAATTCATGAAATGCTGAAGATCTCAACCCTCGGCGAACGACAAAAAATGAAAGGAATGGATCCGATGCGTGTCGAAATGATTGTGGTTGCCTCGGTATTCGTTAACTTTGTGCTGCGCAAACTGGACATCAGCCGGATGTACCAGTCGCATTTCGCTTTAAAAGAGGGCGCCATGCACGAATTTATGTCCTACGAAATCTAA
- the cysK gene encoding cysteine synthase A — MKVKTILETIGDTPHVRINNLYPDDYEVYVKVEKTNPGGSIKDRIALQMINDAEERGVLKPGNLIIEPTSGNTGIGLALVAAVKKYKLILVMPESMSVERRRILKAYGAQLELTPKGQGMKGAINRAKELAEQNTGSFIPSQFDNPANIQAHAEYTAKEILADFPDGIDYLITGVGTGGHISGVSIELKKRFPDMQTFAVEPETSPVISGGAPGPHPIQGIGAGFIPENLKTETLDGTIQVSKEEAFMFTQKAASEEGLLVGISSGASLAAINKKIQELPKGSRILTFSYDTGERYLSVDGLF, encoded by the coding sequence ATGAAAGTTAAAACTATTCTCGAAACTATTGGTGATACGCCGCACGTGCGTATTAACAACCTTTATCCCGACGACTACGAAGTATACGTCAAAGTGGAGAAAACCAATCCGGGAGGCAGCATCAAGGACCGTATCGCGCTGCAAATGATTAATGATGCGGAAGAAAGAGGAGTATTAAAACCCGGTAATCTTATTATCGAACCAACCTCCGGGAACACCGGTATTGGGTTGGCTTTGGTTGCTGCCGTTAAAAAGTACAAGCTCATTTTGGTGATGCCTGAGTCCATGTCTGTCGAACGCCGCCGCATCTTAAAAGCGTACGGCGCCCAACTCGAGCTGACCCCGAAAGGACAGGGAATGAAAGGTGCCATCAACCGCGCGAAGGAACTGGCAGAACAAAATACCGGTTCGTTCATCCCCTCTCAGTTCGATAATCCGGCCAACATCCAGGCCCATGCTGAGTATACGGCGAAAGAGATTTTGGCCGATTTCCCGGACGGAATCGATTACCTGATTACCGGTGTGGGAACCGGCGGGCACATTTCCGGCGTTTCTATCGAGTTAAAAAAACGCTTCCCCGATATGCAGACCTTTGCGGTCGAACCGGAAACTTCACCGGTTATTTCGGGCGGAGCCCCGGGACCACATCCTATCCAGGGAATTGGTGCCGGCTTTATCCCGGAAAACCTGAAAACGGAAACACTCGATGGAACCATCCAGGTATCCAAAGAGGAGGCATTTATGTTTACTCAGAAAGCTGCTTCCGAAGAAGGCTTACTGGTCGGAATTTCTTCCGGCGCCTCGCTGGCCGCTATCAATAAGAAAATCCAGGAACTTCCGAAAGGCAGCCGTATTCTGACTTTTTCTTACGATACCGGAGAACGTTACCTGTCGGTTGACGGATTATTTTAA
- a CDS encoding ABC transporter permease, with the protein MKKVGIIIKREYNTRVKKKSFIILTLLMPVLFAAITILPTYLATMNNSEERTVAVYDGSGIFLGRLESSEYTKFHFIPKEEYNKLRDNLKDSKYYAILAIPPNVVTTNNVEIFSEKNVPFDLKNSIDRNLSSIVEKDKRSALLKEAAVPDLERKLEAARTNIHVNTIRVGDKGEEHKSSTEIAMVLGYIFGFMIYIFIFIYGTMVMRGVMEEKQNRIVEVIISSVKPFELMMGKIVGIALVGLTQFAIWVVLFIGIFQAAKGFIPDMSPDQAQNLMAQSQMSGQMENVAQSSQVQEIFSMMSSINFPLIIGCFFFFFIGGYLLYSSLFGAVGSAIDSEEDAQQFTLPVTIPLIIAIIVMMNAITNPEGQIAFWFSLVPFTSPVVMMVRIPFGVPAWELILSMVLLVATFAGTVWVAGKIYRTGILMYGKKPTWKELGKWLTYRS; encoded by the coding sequence ATGAAAAAAGTTGGTATCATCATAAAAAGAGAATACAACACACGGGTTAAAAAGAAGTCGTTCATTATTCTAACCCTGCTGATGCCGGTACTTTTTGCCGCTATCACCATTCTGCCTACCTACCTGGCAACCATGAACAATAGCGAAGAGCGCACGGTAGCCGTATACGATGGCTCCGGTATATTTCTTGGAAGGCTCGAGAGTAGTGAATACACAAAATTTCATTTTATTCCGAAGGAAGAATACAACAAACTGCGCGATAATCTGAAAGATTCGAAGTATTATGCTATTTTGGCCATTCCGCCCAATGTGGTTACCACCAACAATGTTGAGATCTTTTCAGAGAAAAATGTTCCCTTCGATCTGAAGAACAGCATCGACCGGAACCTATCCTCCATTGTTGAAAAAGACAAACGCTCTGCCCTGTTAAAGGAAGCAGCCGTTCCCGATCTGGAACGAAAACTGGAGGCTGCACGGACGAATATCCATGTTAATACCATCCGCGTAGGCGATAAAGGCGAAGAACACAAGAGTTCCACCGAAATTGCCATGGTGCTTGGGTATATTTTCGGTTTCATGATCTACATCTTTATCTTCATCTACGGCACCATGGTCATGCGCGGTGTGATGGAAGAAAAGCAGAACCGTATTGTAGAGGTCATTATCTCCAGTGTGAAACCCTTCGAGCTGATGATGGGAAAAATTGTTGGTATCGCACTGGTGGGACTGACACAGTTCGCTATTTGGGTGGTGCTGTTTATCGGGATCTTCCAGGCAGCCAAAGGCTTCATTCCCGATATGTCGCCCGACCAGGCACAGAACCTCATGGCACAAAGCCAAATGAGTGGCCAGATGGAAAACGTTGCCCAAAGCAGCCAGGTGCAGGAAATCTTTTCGATGATGAGCAGCATCAATTTCCCGTTAATCATTGGCTGTTTCTTCTTCTTCTTTATTGGCGGCTATCTGTTGTACAGTTCGTTATTCGGTGCCGTCGGTTCGGCAATCGATTCCGAGGAAGATGCACAACAGTTTACCCTTCCGGTGACCATACCGCTCATTATCGCCATCATTGTGATGATGAATGCCATTACCAATCCGGAGGGACAAATCGCTTTCTGGTTCAGCCTGGTTCCATTTACCTCGCCGGTAGTTATGATGGTGCGAATACCGTTTGGAGTTCCGGCCTGGGAACTTATCCTGTCGATGGTATTGCTGGTTGCTACGTTCGCCGGGACCGTTTGGGTAGCCGGAAAGATTTACCGTACGGGTATTCTGATGTATGGCAAGAAACCAACCTGGAAAGAGTTGGGCAAATGGCTAACGTACAGAAGTTAA